The following are from one region of the Staphylococcus argenteus genome:
- a CDS encoding NfeD family protein produces the protein MTTILESTTGDTWVEQVSNIIVQPIFTLILTCLTFLGFVYQLYSKKINAAGIIASLSLLILFLGFLIQGNVNMHSILIFSIGVILVVIELFVVGAVIGIIGMILITVSITTLGDNLLFMLANVIVALILTIVEWVILVKIFNRKIPFLDKVILKDSTNSESGYNSHDNRSHLVGKTAQTVTDLRPAGIIFYENERIDAVSDGNFILRNKTVKILEVEGTRVVVREVD, from the coding sequence ATGACAACTATCTTGGAATCAACTACTGGTGACACATGGGTTGAACAAGTAAGTAATATAATTGTTCAACCTATTTTTACGTTAATATTAACCTGTTTGACATTCTTAGGATTTGTATATCAACTTTACTCTAAAAAAATCAATGCGGCTGGTATAATAGCTTCTTTATCATTACTTATTTTATTTTTGGGATTTCTCATCCAGGGAAATGTCAATATGCATTCTATCTTAATTTTCTCAATTGGCGTTATATTAGTTGTAATTGAATTATTTGTAGTAGGTGCAGTAATTGGTATTATTGGTATGATACTGATAACTGTAAGCATAACAACGCTCGGTGATAATTTGCTATTTATGCTTGCAAATGTTATTGTTGCGTTGATTTTAACGATTGTAGAATGGGTGATATTAGTGAAGATTTTCAACAGGAAGATTCCATTTTTGGATAAAGTTATCTTAAAAGATTCAACTAATTCTGAGTCTGGTTACAATTCGCATGATAACCGCTCGCATCTCGTAGGAAAAACTGCTCAAACAGTTACAGATCTTCGTCCAGCAGGGATTATTTTTTATGAAAATGAGCGTATTGATGCTGTTTCAGATGGTAACTTCATTTTACGCAATAAAACCGTTAAAATCCTTGAAGTAGAAGGTACGAGAGTAGTTGTGAGGGAAGTAGATTAA